The Flavobacterium sp. 1 genome contains the following window.
AATTCTCAAAAAAAGCATTCCAGGATTCCTGAGATTTAGCGAGAGTTTGCTGCGATTGTACCCAAGCTACTTCGGATGGGTCTATAATGGGTACAAAATAATTATGGTCAGGAGTTATAACGGTTTCCCCTTGAACGCGTCTCAAAATGTTCTTCCTCCATTGAATAAGGTGATTGACAATTTCCCAGATTGTATTCAAATTAGGATTGATTTTCTTGTAAGCCTGCTGTGCATTTATATCTTTTAAAGTGTC
Protein-coding sequences here:
- a CDS encoding DinB family protein is translated as MSESKRISNLYQSIYNGNPWLEVTLADTLKDINAQQAYKKINPNLNTIWEIVNHLIQWRKNILRRVQGETVITPDHNYFVPIIDPSEVAWVQSQQTLAKSQESWNAFFENFNDKDFEKIYVNNNHTYYEHIHGIIQHDVYHLGQIVILKKLV